The following proteins are encoded in a genomic region of Brachypodium distachyon strain Bd21 chromosome 1, Brachypodium_distachyon_v3.0, whole genome shotgun sequence:
- the LOC100833428 gene encoding probable glutamyl endopeptidase, chloroplastic isoform X2, giving the protein MSSLSILHRACLRVALFPVAPLRPPRLPRSLRLPHRSTMSSAASRLSHIATAASGAAGESNETAAAASGLAQEDDDLSSGEMGYRLPPKEIQDIVDAPPLPVLSFSPSKDKILFLKRRALPPLSDLAKPEEKLAGVRIDGHSNTRSRMSFYTGIGIHKLMDNGTLGPEKEVHGYPEGARINFVTWSHDGRHLSFSVRVDEEDNKSSKLRVWVADVESGAARPLFKSPEIYLNAIFDSFVWINNSTLLVCTIPVSCGAPPQKPSVPSGPKIQSNETKNVVQVRTFQDLLKDEYDADLFDYYATSQLMLASLDGTVKPMGPPAVYTSIDPSPDDKYLMLSSIHRPYSYIVPCGRFPKKVELWTSDGKFIRELCDLPLAEDIPIATSSVRKGKRSIFWRPDKPSTLYWVETQDGGDAKVEVSPRDIVYMENAELVNGEQPEILHKLDLRYGGISWCDESLALVYESWYKTRKTRTWVISPDKKDVSPRILFDRSSEDVYSDPGSPMLRRTAMGTYVIAKVNKQDENTYILLNGMGATPEGNVPFLDLFDINTGCKERIWESDKEKYFETVVALMSDKIDGELPLDQLKILTSKESKTENTQYYLQIWPEKKQVQITNFPHPYPQLASLYKEMIRYQRKDGVQLTAKLYLPPGYDASKDGPLPCLVWSYPGEFKSKDAAGQVRGSPNEFSGIGATSPLLWLARGFAILSGPTIPIIGEGDVEANDSYVEQLVTSAEAAVEEVVRRGVVHPDKIAVGGHSYGAFMTANLLAHAPHLFCCGIARSGAYNRTLTPFGFQNEDRTLWEATNTYVEMSPFMSANKIKKPILLIHGEQDNNSGTLTMQSDRFFNALKGHGVQSRLVILPFESHGYSARESIMHVLWESDRWLQKYCVNSTSKADSDSVSDCKNETLSASGGGAACEGLSSNELSSIPRSLLW; this is encoded by the exons ATGTCTTCCCTTTCCATCCTCCACAGGGCTTGCCTCCGCGTCGCCCTGTTCCCGGTCGCGCCCCTGCGCCCTCCTCGTCTCCCACGTTCTCTCCGCTTGCCTCACCGGAGCACCATGAGCTCAGCCGCGTCTAGGTTGTCCCACATCGCCACCGCTGCCTCCGGCGCGGCCGGGGAGTCCAatgagacggcggcggctgcatcTGGCTTGGCCCAAGAAGACGATG ATCTTTCATCAGGGGAGATGGGCTACCGCCTTCCCCCTAAAGAAATACAGGACATTGTTGATGCGCCACCACTTCCTGTCCTGTCGTTCTCACCAAGCAAGGACAAGATTCTATTTCTCAAACGTCGAGCACTGCCACCACTATCTGATCTTGCAAAACCTGAGGAGAAACTTGCTGGTGTAAGGATTGATGGGCATTCCAACACTAGGAGCCGAAT GTCTTTCTACACTGGAATAGGTATCCATAAGCTGATGGATAATGGGACTCTGGGCCCAGAGAAAGAGGTCCATGGATACCCGGAAGGAGCGAGGATTAATTTTGTTACTTG GTCCCACGATGGGCGTCACTTATCATTCAGTGTTCGAGTTGATGAG GAGGACAACAAAAGCAGCAAGCTAAGGGTGTGGGTTGCAGACGTTGAATCTGGAGCAGCAAGACCACTTTTTAAATCTCCAGAAATATATTTAAATGCAATTTTTGACAG CTTTGTATGGATTAACAACTCTACTTTGTTAGTCTGCACTATCCCTGTATCATGTGGAGCTCCACCACAGAAGCCATCAGTTCCATCTGGTCCAAAAATTCAGTCTAATGAGACAAAGAATGTTGTCCAAGTGAGGACTTTCCAGGATCTTCTGAAAGATGAATATGATGCTGATCTTTTTGACTACTATGCAACCTCACAACTCATGTTGGCATCTTTGGATGGAACTGTGAAGCCAATGGGCCCTCCTGCTGTATACACATCCATTGATCCATCACCAGATGACAAATACTTGATGCTTTCTTCCATCCACCGTCCGTATTCCTATATTGTACCTTGTGGAAGGTTCCCAAAGAAAGTTGAATTATGGACTTCAGATGGAAAGTTTATTCGAGAACTTTGTGATTTGCCCCTTGCCGAGGACATACCGATAGCGACGAGCAGCGTGCGCAAGGGAAAACGTTCAATCTTTTGGAGACCAGACAAACCTTCAACGTTGTATTG gGTCGAGACACAGGATGGTGGAGATGCAAAGGTAGAAGTTTCACCACGTGATATAGTGTACATGGAAAATGCCGAGCTCGTGAATGGCGAACAGCCGGAAATTCTACATAAACTTGACCTCAGATATgg AGGAATCTCCTGGTGTGATGAATCTCTTGCTTTGGTGTATGAATCATGGTACAAAACTCGGAAAACAAGGACATGGGTCATTTCTCCTGACAAAAAAGATGTTAGCCCACGTATTTTATTTGATAGATCTTCAGAAGATGTGTACTCAGATCCTGGCTCACCAATGCTGCGAAGAACTGCCATGGGAACCTATGTTATTGCAAAGGTTAATAAACAAGACGAAAATACTTACATCTTGCTGAATGGAATGGGCGCCACGCCAGAAGGAAATGTTCCATTCCTTGATTTGTTTGATAT AAACACTGGTTGTAAAGAGAGAATATGGGAAAGTGATAAGGAAAAATACTTCGAAACTGTTGTTGCACTGATGTCAGACAAAATTGATGGGGAACTACCCCTTGATCAGTTAAAGATACTCACCTCCAAAGAATCAAAGACAGAAAATACACAATATTACCTGCAAATTTGGCCAGAAAAGAAGCAAGTTCAGATTACAAATTTCCCCCACCCGTACCCTCAACTTGCTTCATTGTATAAGGAAATGATAAGATACCAGCGGAAGGATGGTGTTCAACTTACTGCAAAGTTATATCTACCTCCAGGTTATGATGCATCAAAAGACGGACCATTGCCATGTTTAGTTTGGTCCTACCCTGGTGAGTTTAAAAGCAAAGATGCTGCTGGACAAGTGCGTGGTTCCCCTAATGAGTTCTCAGGGATTGGTGCTACATCCCCTTTGCTTTGGTTGGCTAGAGG GTTTGCTATTCTTTCAGGTCCGACAATCCCAATTATTGGTGAAGGTGATGTAGAGGCTAACGATAG TTATGTGGAACAACTAGTAACTAGTGCAGAAGCTGCTGTCGAGGAAGTTGTTAGGAGAGGG GTGGTTCATCCGGATAAAATTGCTGTTGGCGGTCATTCATATGGTGCATTCATGACTGCCAATCTCTTAGCTCATGCCCCCCATCTTTTCTGCTGTGGAATTGCTCGTTCTGGTGCTTACAACAGGACTTTAACTCCATTTGGGTTTCAG AACGAGGACAGAACACTCTGGGAGGCGACCAACACCTATGTTGAGATGAGCCCTTTCATGTCGGCCAACAAAATTAAGAAACCGATATTACTTATTCACGGAGAACAAGACAATAATTCTGGAACACTGACAATGCAG TCGGACCGATTCTTCAATGCCTTGAAAGGTCACGGTGTGCAGTCTCGTTTGGTAATACTCCCTTTTGAAAGCCATGGGTACTCTGCTAGGGAGAGCATTATGCACGTTCTTTGGGAGTCTGATAGGTGGCTGCAGAAGTACTGTGTAAACAGTACTAGCAAGGCTGATTCAGATTCAGTGTCTGATTGCAAAAATGAAACACTGTCAGCTAGTGGTGGTGGAGCAGCTTGTGAAGGTCTAAGCTCCAATGAACTCTCATCAATACCACGATCACTTCTGTGGTAA